In Sphingobacterium zeae, one genomic interval encodes:
- a CDS encoding alpha/beta fold hydrolase, whose translation MAVLKIKDGTEIYYKDWGTGQPIVFHHGWPLSSDDWDAQLMFFLHNGYRVIAHDRRGHGRSTQTAGGHEMDTYASDVAQLVEALDLKDAIHIGHSTGGGEVVRYLTNYGTKRVSKAVLISSVTPTMAKSASNPDGVPMEVFDEIRANTAKHRQQYFQDFTLAFYGYNRDGADVKQGVMDNWWRQGMMGGINAQYDCVKAFSETDFTEEMKNLEIPVLVLHGEDDQIVPIDVTGKRAAQLVKNGTLITYPGFPHGMPTTEAETINKDILAFIQEN comes from the coding sequence ATGGCAGTATTAAAAATTAAAGACGGAACAGAAATTTATTATAAAGACTGGGGTACAGGACAACCCATTGTATTTCATCATGGTTGGCCTTTATCCAGTGACGATTGGGATGCGCAGCTGATGTTTTTCCTCCATAACGGATACCGTGTGATTGCGCATGATCGCCGTGGACACGGGCGTTCGACACAGACGGCAGGTGGTCACGAGATGGATACTTACGCATCGGACGTTGCACAATTGGTGGAAGCGTTAGATCTAAAGGATGCGATCCATATCGGCCATTCGACGGGCGGAGGAGAAGTTGTTCGCTACCTCACCAATTATGGTACAAAGCGTGTTTCAAAAGCTGTTTTGATCAGTTCGGTTACACCTACGATGGCCAAGAGTGCGTCAAACCCCGACGGTGTACCTATGGAAGTCTTCGATGAAATAAGAGCGAATACTGCCAAACATAGGCAACAATATTTTCAGGACTTTACCCTTGCTTTTTATGGCTATAACCGGGACGGGGCGGATGTAAAACAAGGCGTAATGGACAACTGGTGGCGACAAGGAATGATGGGAGGTATAAATGCTCAATATGATTGTGTCAAAGCGTTTTCTGAAACCGACTTTACTGAGGAAATGAAAAACTTAGAAATTCCTGTACTTGTCCTGCATGGTGAGGATGACCAGATCGTACCGATCGATGTAACAGGTAAAAGGGCTGCACAGCTTGTAAAAAATGGTACTTTAATAACCTATCCGGGTTTTCCACATGGAATGCCTACGACAGAAGCAGAAACCATCAATAAAGATATCCTGGCTTTTATTCAAGAAAATTAA
- a CDS encoding helix-turn-helix domain-containing protein, whose translation MQHKMIEYAKLRLSTSTHTISEIAYELGFEHPQSFSKIFKKNTQQSPVEFRQYFQ comes from the coding sequence ATTCAACATAAGATGATTGAGTACGCCAAATTGCGGCTAAGCACAAGTACACATACTATTAGCGAAATTGCTTATGAGTTAGGCTTTGAGCATCCCCAATCATTCAGTAAGATATTCAAAAAAAACACCCAACAAAGCCCTGTGGAGTTTAGGCAATACTTTCAATAA
- a CDS encoding AraC family transcriptional regulator, producing the protein MENTFRFHSLSEFHGFCGLPKPEHPLISLVDYSQVHYPVNDNKLNWIQHFYSIGLKRNVNARFNYGQQHYDFDSGVLSFVSPLQFLKVEINQEVVAQPSGWILLIHPDFLWNSELAKHIHQYDFFQYQVNEALFLSDKEESVIVDILQNIEKEYQSNMDKFSRELILKQVERLLIYAERFYERQFMTRKRSTQELVTKFEQLLTAQFKQDMLQQHGVPTVGFLAQQLNLSPNYLSSLLRIYTQQNT; encoded by the coding sequence ATGGAGAATACATTTCGCTTTCATTCCTTGTCGGAATTTCACGGCTTTTGCGGTCTGCCCAAACCAGAGCATCCGTTAATCAGCTTAGTGGACTATAGCCAGGTACATTACCCTGTAAATGACAACAAATTGAATTGGATACAACATTTTTATTCGATCGGTTTAAAGCGAAATGTAAATGCCCGATTTAACTATGGTCAGCAGCACTATGATTTTGACTCGGGCGTTCTTTCCTTTGTATCACCCTTACAATTTTTAAAGGTGGAAATTAATCAGGAAGTAGTGGCGCAACCCAGTGGATGGATCCTGTTGATCCATCCCGATTTCCTCTGGAACAGCGAATTGGCAAAACATATTCACCAGTATGATTTTTTCCAATATCAAGTCAATGAAGCGCTTTTTCTTTCCGACAAGGAAGAGTCCGTAATCGTCGACATTCTACAGAATATTGAAAAAGAATATCAATCTAACATGGACAAATTCAGCCGCGAACTGATTCTAAAACAGGTTGAGCGTCTGCTTATTTATGCAGAGCGATTTTATGAACGGCAATTTATGACTCGAAAGCGATCCACGCAGGAGCTGGTTACCAAATTTGAGCAGTTGCTCACAGCACAGTTCAAACAGGATATGCTACAACAACATGGGGTTCCAACGGTTGGCTTTCTGGCGCAACAGCTTAATTTATCGCCCAATTACCTCAGCAGCCTGTTGCGTATCTATACACAGCAAAACACCTAA
- a CDS encoding SDR family NAD(P)-dependent oxidoreductase, whose protein sequence is MKSQKVWFVTGASKGLGLSLVKELLAQDYLVVATSRTKRSLENEIGEVENFLPLEVDITDDKDVARAVLSAIDYFGRIDVLVNNAGYGQTGALEELSESETRRNFEVNVFGSLNVIRHIAPHMRGQQSGHMFNIASIGGLVGNYPAFGVYCSTKFAVAGFSEALATEMEPFGVHTTVVYPGYFRTDFLSEGSLQTAANPIASYITARESEATHQHEINGNQVNDPQKAATLLIEVSKLQEPPVHLLMGQDAYELAKNKINMLTAEIEKWKSYTISTGFDKSAE, encoded by the coding sequence ATGAAATCACAAAAAGTATGGTTTGTCACTGGTGCCTCAAAGGGATTAGGTCTCAGTTTAGTTAAAGAGCTGCTTGCTCAGGATTACCTTGTCGTTGCCACATCGCGGACAAAAAGGTCACTGGAAAATGAAATTGGTGAAGTAGAAAATTTTCTACCGCTAGAAGTAGACATTACGGATGACAAAGATGTCGCCCGCGCAGTACTTTCGGCCATTGATTATTTCGGAAGAATTGATGTGCTCGTCAATAACGCTGGCTATGGTCAGACCGGCGCACTTGAAGAACTGAGCGAATCAGAAACACGCCGCAACTTCGAGGTTAATGTTTTTGGCTCACTAAATGTCATCCGCCACATTGCTCCTCATATGCGCGGTCAACAATCGGGACACATGTTCAATATAGCCTCGATCGGCGGTCTGGTTGGTAATTACCCGGCATTCGGTGTGTACTGTTCCACGAAATTCGCAGTAGCCGGTTTTAGCGAAGCCCTGGCGACCGAAATGGAACCTTTTGGTGTACATACAACTGTAGTTTACCCAGGATACTTCAGAACCGACTTTCTATCCGAAGGTTCCCTACAAACCGCAGCCAATCCAATTGCATCGTACATTACCGCCCGCGAAAGCGAAGCCACACACCAACACGAGATCAATGGAAATCAGGTAAACGATCCACAGAAAGCTGCAACGCTATTGATCGAGGTGAGCAAACTGCAAGAACCTCCTGTCCATTTGCTGATGGGTCAGGATGCTTATGAACTGGCAAAAAATAAAATCAACATGTTGACAGCGGAAATTGAAAAGTGGAAAAGCTATACCATATCAACCGGTTTTGACAAATCAGCCGAATAA
- a CDS encoding DsbA family protein yields MSLKPNVSEADHILGNGQADLTIVEYGDYQCPHCGKAHPVIKEMMAELGSQIRFVFRNFPLSEMHPYAKSAALAAEAAALQGKFWEMHDAIFENQNSLNDQWLLDMAQQLDLDMDKFRSDLNDESIVDRVEGDFESGMMSGVNGTPTFFVNGQKFDGGAEDLVQVLREQ; encoded by the coding sequence ATGTCATTAAAACCAAACGTCAGCGAGGCTGATCATATACTAGGCAACGGTCAGGCAGATCTCACCATTGTCGAATACGGCGACTATCAATGTCCACATTGTGGAAAAGCTCACCCCGTTATAAAAGAGATGATGGCCGAACTCGGAAGTCAGATCCGGTTTGTCTTTCGCAATTTTCCCTTATCAGAAATGCATCCTTATGCCAAATCTGCGGCACTGGCGGCCGAAGCAGCGGCGCTCCAGGGTAAATTCTGGGAAATGCATGATGCTATTTTCGAAAATCAAAATTCACTCAATGACCAATGGCTACTGGATATGGCCCAGCAGCTGGATTTAGACATGGACAAATTCAGATCGGATCTAAACGACGAGTCAATAGTAGACCGCGTGGAAGGAGATTTTGAAAGTGGTATGATGAGTGGGGTGAATGGGACGCCAACCTTTTTTGTTAATGGCCAAAAATTTGACGGCGGAGCGGAAGATCTGGTACAGGTGCTACGGGAACAGTAA
- a CDS encoding redoxin domain-containing protein — protein MLQKNDVAPDFTLYATPDQKIKLSEFKGRNVILAFYPADWSPVCSDQMALYNEMLKYFKKYDAEIMGISVDSKWCHMAFAESRKLHFPLLADFEGKGEVAKQYGVYDEEEGECKRALFVIDKEGVIAWSYLSPTAVNPGADGIIEALENLKTN, from the coding sequence ATGTTACAAAAGAATGATGTTGCACCCGATTTTACCTTGTATGCAACACCGGATCAAAAAATTAAATTATCGGAATTTAAAGGACGTAATGTAATACTGGCATTTTATCCGGCAGACTGGAGTCCGGTCTGTAGCGATCAAATGGCGCTGTACAATGAAATGCTTAAGTATTTTAAGAAGTATGATGCCGAGATCATGGGTATTTCGGTCGACAGTAAATGGTGCCATATGGCATTTGCAGAGTCGCGTAAGCTGCATTTTCCGCTCTTAGCTGATTTTGAAGGCAAAGGTGAGGTCGCTAAGCAGTATGGTGTTTACGACGAAGAAGAGGGTGAGTGCAAACGCGCGCTCTTTGTAATCGATAAAGAAGGTGTCATTGCCTGGAGCTACTTGTCGCCAACCGCTGTCAACCCAGGTGCTGACGGTATAATCGAGGCGTTGGAAAATCTTAAAACGAATTAA